In Pangasianodon hypophthalmus isolate fPanHyp1 chromosome 5, fPanHyp1.pri, whole genome shotgun sequence, the DNA window TGTGGGTGTAGCCATATGTCCACAGTTACTTCATTTGAAAATGACTGGCTTTGGGCTGTAACCGAGTTTACACTGGCGTCAAACAAATGTATTCATCAACATTCACCAATATATTTATGTACTTGGTATTCATAGCTGTATGGATACAAATAGGTTTAATTAATATCTATAGCATTGCTttgctattttaattttatgttagcAGTAGGAAAAGTTATTATCTCATTGTTTTTTCAAGTGTATCATTGATAAAATAATGATCGACAAGAAATGTCAGATGTTACAAGCATATTGAAAACCATGTGTACATGGATGGTTGTATTTATACATAGTTTCTGTATATGGTATATTTTATGTTCTGTCACAAAGTAAAAGCTTGGCTACTTTAAATTAGGATCAGTGCTTGAGGagaaatttaataattattgaaCAACGGTCCTCTGTTTTTAGGTCATACAGAATATTTCAGACTTATTTAGGGCACAGTGTAGTTTCTGTCTTCAGTCTTACTCAGGAAATTCATTTTACCTATGTCTATACTGAACCCATGCAACTCTGTATACAAGAGTATACACAGCCCCTCTATTACTATTATATAGATGGCTGTTCTGTTAAGTTATTTAAATTGGCAACTAATCCAACAAAAGCTACTGTactctttaaaaacaaacaaataaaatgatataacaAACATTAAATAAGGCCTGTAGTACAATTTACtatttataatctttattttGCAAAACATTCACAGGTTTTGAATAAGATTTTGCTGTCAACTTTACTTTTTCACAACACCAGCAATTACAACATTTGCTCCCAAAGGGGAATAATATTTGCACATGCATTATGTATTTCAACCTGTTGATCAGACATCACAGTAGTTGCACCTATGCAACCTGTTCTGAACCTGAACCAATTCCTCTGATCTGAATAGATTCTGGAAAGAAGTTGAAAGGTTTTCTATACATTGCAGTTCAGAAGCCATTATCCATATTCTCTTTGtcttactttaaaaaaagctaGTTTGTGTCAAATGAAAGATTATACAGAGTATGCCAGAAGAAAACACAATACAGAACACCTCTTTTTACTTCTCAAGGCTGGTTAGTAGGAGCTGGAGGAAGGCAGAAGCAGCATAAATTGCAGAATGTTCTCTTGTGAATACAGTGCAGGTCCTGTGCTGATGGCTGGAAACATCATTGTGGGTTGATGGGTACTTTTGTGCTGGTTTGGGTCACTTGACAAAGTGAAGAGCCTCGCATTGCACTACTGATCCCCGGCTACTGTCCAGGCAAGTGAGCAGGTGAAAGCCTGCTCTAAGAGCCATCATGACCGTTTCAAGCTTGAGCGTCTCCAGAGTGCACAGGAAGGTGCTGTCCTCCTTGAGCACTAGACGTGAACCCTGCTCGGACTTGATGAAGTGCCGGAACTGGATGATATTGGACGAGACCACAAACTCCTCAGGGAAGCCATCCAGACGACTCTTCGAGATCTGCACCAGACGTGCTTTGACTTTCTCAATGAAGGTTGCATCGCTGCAGTAGATCTTGAGGCCGTGTGATCGCTCATGGCTATCGGTCACCTCTAGGAAGGCAGGCTCACGCTGACCTGCCTGTTGCTGCTCCCACTCTTGCAGTGCCTGGGCCAGCTCACTCAGCCGGTAGAAGTCAGCCTCGCGCCGTAGAAGTGCCAGTTCCTTGAAGTCATCTGGCAGGATCAGCTCTCCGGTCCTCAAGAAATTCAAAATGTGACGGAAAACAGGACCATCACGATCAATAAACGTGTTGCCCATGGAGTCTACATGCTGCACAGCTTTCTTACCACTGACAAGCTCTTCAAGTAGAGAGCCAGGGTGTTTGGCTAGAGTTTGCCGCTGTGCTGCATACAAGTAACCCCCCACATTGAGGGTGATGGTGCCCGAGGAGGGCTTCTTAAAGCTCTTGCTGGGCTGCAGCAAGTCCGGATTGATCTGCCTTAGCTCGCTTTCCATCCTTCTGAGATTCCATTCCATGCCGTTTCCCGAGCCCAgcctgagagagtgtgtgtgggggaggagtgtgtttgcgtgtgtgcgGGCGAGCAAGCAAATAGCAGCGGCGCTGGCATTGAGTGCGGGAGCACTGAGCCCTGCCAGTAAGTGCCAGAGCCTTTCgcagccacacaaacacacatacaagagCATGCAAGCACGGTCACAAACGCTTACACACTTGCAGGAGGAGGGCTGTTAAGGGTGGGCTTGCCTGCGTCAGTGgagaaggggggagagagagagagagagagagagagccctgTGCAGCCCTGCCTCCCCTCCACTTTAAAGGCTGGACTTAATCACCTCTCCACTCCGATGTGCTCCTCCGCTCTGGTTCAGCAATTAGCACTCATTTGGCTCTAATGAAAGAGATCATCAGCTGGGCAGCAGCTTGTGAGCTTAGAGGACTTGGCCAAACAGCATAGACTCAGCTTAAAACATTGGGCTTAAACTGAGCCGCTGGAAATGGGGGGTATACTGATGTTAAagtttaaatgcattttagttCTCTTTTGTCAGAGTCTTTGCTTTGGAAGGCCATCTGTTCTTATTGTGTGCTTGTAGCGACTATTGGCAGCTTCATAAACAAACACGGCCAGATCGAGAACAGCGCATTGGCATGTTTATGTAAATGACTTGTTTCTCATCTTTCAGAAGGCATAAGTGTAGCCAATACAACACACGTACTTTAAGAGGCCTAACAGGGAAAGGCTGTATCTTCTTTATGATGCTTGTATACATTCTAGTGAGAAATTAAATTACTAGCACTCAGATTATCAGTTAAGGTAGAGGCTTTGATTCGTAACTAGTGCTGAGAAAGTAGTTGGCACTTAATTGACCTCAAGCCACCTCAGAATATGTTACACAAGAGATACTACACTGTGTCATTAGCCTATAAAAACACTCCCAGGTTTAGGActcaatatttttgtaatattaccATAAGAATGTGGGCTGACAATAATAGACAGCCTAAGCAACGTCTGTTTGTCGCTAAGGAGACATGCCTTTACACAGACCGTTGTGTTAATGTGTCTCTGGCGTCGTTCTCTGCACTTGGCCATTGAGGCATTTCTGTCTGCTGTGTCTGTCAACAATGACAACTTGTCAGTCAGTTCAAATGATCTGTTTTGCCCTGGGTCAGGAGAGCTGAGCTCTTTGGCATCAACcttttgtattaatttaattCCATTGTTTTAAACACTGAGGGCATCTACCTTTCCTACTAATAAATGACTGTAATCTTTTGACCACTTAAAGTAATAAACAGCTCCAGCTTTAGAGCATGCACCTTAAGAGTGTTTTAGAGCACGTCTCAAGTGCCTTTCGTAAGCTTTATAGGAAATCAAGTTACAGTCTGCATTTCTCAAGGGAGACTTTGAAATTGAATAGGAAAACAGTTCATGCGATTACAAACCATTTGAAGGCAGTATTGAAAAAGAGACTTGGTAGAGGTACTGGTTAACATTGGAGAAGCTAAATACTGAGAGTGTAATGATTTTTCATACAGTAtcaaaaaaacagaagagattAACATTCAAAACTTCatcaaaattttaaaactgtatCATCGATACTCCCTTAGTCACTCATTTACTCTAGGTGACTGAAAAACTAGGTGTCTGTGTGCATACTGTCAGAGTACAGTGGGAGACGAGAGTGTTGTCCTAGAGATGTCATGAGCAGAGACAGGCCACTGCTTGAAACATGAATAATGCAGTGTGTAATACTCAGCAGTGCAGACGTATTTCTTACATTGATAGAGGGTGTTTGAAACACACAACTGCTGTACCTGGAGGAACCatgaaaaatacagtatgttttgtttgtgtaataggAGCCAAAGACTACACATTATTTGCACAATTATTGTCAGATCTTAGGACAAAGACCTATTGGACATCCATATCTGATATGCCATCTTGTCAATTTGTTTCTTGTCTGTGTCTCACTCCATTCAAGTACATACGAGCTTGGTTCTTAACAGAAAATAACTGCTCAGAATTGTTGCCAGATTGGCCGCCAAGTGAACAGACTTTCGTAGAAGGGCTTTGGTAATATTATGCACAAACAGAGTTAGTTTTTCTGAAGTTAATTATGAATTTGAGTGGTTGGGATTTaaggggctttttttttttttttttttttttttagggggcTAACATAGGCATTCCAAAAGGCTATTTCGAGCACTAAGACTCCtgtggtaattaaaaaaaaaaaaaaaaaacagcatggtgTTTGTGATAAATGAGATCTAACAgtttattcattcgttcattcatccttagtaggCGCTTTATCGTGATAAAGGATGTTTtgaatccggagcctatccaAGGAACACTCAgcttgaggcaggaatacactctgaataGGACTCCAGTCAATCACAGGGAATCATGCACCCACGTTCTCACTCaaattcacacctagggccaatttaCAATAGCCAATCTACCTACCGACATGTTTTCTGGAGGTGGGAGGAATCGTTACCTGAAGAAAAAGTTACCGGAAAACTGCATAGCCACAACCACTAATTGATCACTGGTCATTTTTGTGACAGTTTAGGCACATATAATACAAGGTGCCAAACAGACTTCGTTTCAATTAAATATAACCACTAATTAGTGGTGGCTCAACAGTTCATAacgttgggggttcaagccccagcaccacaAGCTGCCATTGAGAccttaagcaaggcccttaaccctctctgctccggGGACACTGCTTTGTCCCCAGCTTCCTGACAAGCTGTGATATGCGAAGAAAGAATtccactgtactgtatgtgtcaCACATATAGCTGACAAAATAAATGCTtctaatttgtattttaatttaaaattttgtataTTAAAGTTTTATACAGAACCAGATCAATTTgagtaatatataattaaatttctttaggattaatatatttatttcaagcAAAAATTGTATAAAACCTGAAAATGTGCATATTGTTACACAATACACTATAGTATCCATACACTTGTTTTGTGCTTTCAAGCTGAATAATTTAGGCTGTTTTATTTGGCACATGTATTTTTATGCCTCGCCACTGAGTAgaggaggcattatgttttcgggTTGTCTGTCCGTCCGTGCGTCTGTCTGCTTtttcaagaacgagtggttgaatatTTGTAGAGTTTATATgtaattatcattgtaaccagcagatgaactgattagattttggaattgatccttGAAAACAGCAAGGtcaatgtctgaaatagtttttcttcaatagcttccttcctttttgaagtatattttaagggtatttcaggcatacaaattagttaCAAGAAAGACTAGACTTGTGGCATCCCTGGTTCTAGTTGTTTCATTCAGTCCTAGATGAATGTTTAATCAACTTATTTTCCCTTGTAACAGTATGCAACAGTATATTTGTGTTCCTCCTTTACTCAGTTTTCAGGCAGTGCTAAGGCACTGTAAGAGTGTCCAGCTCTTATGAAAGGTCTGATGGTTTAACAGTAATATACAGACCATGTGACCATGCATTAATTAGCTCATGTTTATAGAAAGCCTTTTTAAAACCACTAGTAAGATAGACATGCTTAATGTGGAGAGGCACTTGATGCTGACTTTCACAGTAAATGTTAAATTCATGCTCTCTGCTTTGCATATGCATATTCTGTATATTAAAGCATAGGATCCTGTGCCATTCTAAGTATTACCCTAGATTTTAAAACTGCTACAGAGCTATGAGTAACAGCTCAACAGAGCTGTGTTTAATTACAGCTGTCAGGGGGGATGTTATCGAATCACTGTGTATTGTGATAGATTTCACAATGCATatcatgaatatgaataatGACCTATTGAGTTACAGACAGAAATGTAGTGAAAAAGTTCAGCTAAAGTTCTTTCCTCAGTACTTTCCCTTAAAACTGAGTATACACGCAACCAGATGTCACtctaattttaaatgtttttaaggcTAATTGATGATAATTATAGTGCACAGTCTTTATTTGCTGTGCCAAGATTTTCTATAAATGGTAACACTGTTAAATTATTCATAGTTTGCTGAGGTGTTAGTTAAATCACTTGATTGGCAGTTGTTGGAGGAAAGACTTTTACATGAGACATTTGCCATTTGAAACTGCAAATTACAGTTGACCGTCATTGCATAACATGGAGGTGGTGGGTGGCAACAAGAGTTAAGACGTTCTAAAGAAAATGTCACACGGATGATAAAGATTGCCTCCACCTTTTCCAACTGAGATCACTCTGATGCCTGTGGTGTTTCACAACAGTGTTTCTTTCATAAACCCTCTCCATATTTCCAGTTCTATATGGAAGAGTATGGTTGACACCTCCTCAGCATCTACCGAGTTTGAGATTAAAACACAAGAGAGCAATATTCACAGTTAAAAGTGGGTGCCAAAAACAATCCAAAGTGAGAAATTGTCTCTCAGATTAATTGCAAGGCATAAATAACCCACTGAAAAATTCATCACAAAGCTCTGTATGTGCCATATATTGTACAGAAAGATGGAACAACTGAATTAGCTGATGGGGTTGATGGGGAAGATGCATCAGATTGCTCTACAGCAGGCATATGCAAATAAGCTGAGAAGTCTGGGGATTCAAGGCACTGGTGCACACAGGTTGGAGTACGTGggggttgagagagagagagtgtgtgtgtagatggctCAGGATGTTTGGATGTTTTGAGCCCAGGCAGAGCAAAACGGATGGTAACCTGTGAGGGGGCGGAAGATTGACCTCTAACCTTGCCAACATCTCAGCAGCGGTTTGGCAGCCCACAgcctacaccacccccaactccATTCAGCGTGGATGTGAATGCCTCCTGCTACATAACTGAAGGTTTCTCAGATATTGTTTGTATGATCATTCTTGTGTAACATTAAAGAGCATGAACAATCgggtgtttattttatttttttattttttttatcccataTCCAAACCTCATGGCCTCTTGTGCCGCTGAACCATGTGTTACTGTGAGGCAAATGGATGCTTCAAAATAGAAGTGGGTGTATTTATTAAGTCACTCCAACAAGTACTCCTGCACTCATCAGTCAGTAATTGCTAATAATTGTGTGCAAGACCGGTGATGGATTTTGTGGATGAATTTGTGATGCTGTTAAAAGGTTTTCTGTTGGACCAGAGAGCCTTCAAAACCATGACCTTTAGTGGTATTGTTTGATACATGAACACTTAGTTTTATCAAATATTAAGGCATTTAGTCACAAGACCACAGATACACAGACTACACAATGCTGTAGATAAGGGCGTCACACTAAGAAAACAAGAATGCTTGTTTATAAACTAAACATATAGCTTTTTGTGAGTGGGAGATTGGTATGTGTGTATTCTTGCAATCAGTGGATGTATACAGGGCCTGTAGAGGTTAGATAATGATCAGTCTTCTTTAGACTATGACAACAAATGCCAGCAGCAAAGAGCTGAGGAGTAAAATGGATTTCTATGCAAAGTTCAGGGAGGCTCAGTAGATTAAATTTATCACTGGTTTGTCAGACCActattaataaaacagaaaacataagTATTGAGGCATTGAAAGTACCTGCCTGAATCACAAGATTGCAAATGTCAAGTTGAATTTTGAAAAGGGGTTGTATGCCAACACTACAATTGAGGGTGCTTGTTTCTGAAAAGAATTATTCTGCATTGTTCAGTACTTCTCTTCCTGATTTTATCGAGTGGCACTATGTATTCATGGTACAAGTAGATGTTGAAAAGAGCTTTCTGGCAAATATGATGTTTGGGTTTGTTTATACAAGTCATAATGGATTTATTGTATGTTTAATGCACATATTAATGAACAATGATACTTTTTCTGCTTCAAAGACCAGATTACACTTGAAGGCATGGTGGTACAACGTGCTGAATGCAGACCTGCAGTCAATGAGAGCTACATGAAGTTAAAGAAGTGAGGATATCCAGTGGTGTATAGAAAATCAGTACTCAGTATTCAACACTGCCAAGTTAAATTGTTAACAAGTTAAGTATATCATTTGCAGACTACAGATTGAGGAATCAATGAAGCCGCTCCGGCTGTCTCAGCAGCTGGAGAAAGCAATTACCACCAATTACAAACCTGTGTCTAATCACACCTATAATGTAAGTGTgcttctgtatttttgtctctgtgtttttcATGTGTACACCTAATTATATGAGTTCTCTGCCTACAGGTGGAatatgagaagaaaaagaaagaggaaggcAAGAGAGCCAGGGCTGACAAGCAGAAAGTTCTGGAAATGCTCTTCTCTGCTTTCGAGAAACACCAGTATTACAACATTAAGGATTTGGTGGAGATCACTAAGCAACCTGTGGTGAGTCACAATGTTCCTGAGTCAGCCAGACCCATAAATATGTTGAAAAATAATGATCTTAACATATGTGGCTCAACAAATATGTTGAAAAATAATGATCTAAACCTGGGGTGTCGGACTTTACTACCTAGTCAGAGTCATGGAAATGTAACGTTCCATCTTGTGTAATACACCTGATGCAAACTAATGTAATGCCGgagaaggaaataaaacaaagctCTATAGGCAGTGGCCCTCCAGGACATGCATTTGACACTGTGTAATGGGATTGAATCCTCACATGAATTCCTAAAGACCTATTTATTCAAAGAAGAGATTAAGGAAAGCATCATTTATAATGTAGACAATCGATGATGAGAAGCTGTGTACATGCATATTCTGTATCTATAAATTTGCACCCCACAGGCTTGTACGTCTGTGCCTTTGCAAACACTACAGCTCTCTGTATGGATGTGAGCCAGTGGTTGGTGTAgggaatttaaaaatgtcttaaaatagtTCTGGGTTTTGTAATGCAGGCCAGTGATTTAATTGGTTTCTGAACATGACCTCTGGATGAGATGCTTGTTTTGATTATATGCATGAGAGTTCCAAATTTCCGAATCCAGTTTACCCTTCAGATGCTGGTTTAGTGTACTTTGTTATTGATagtcagttttattttgtttgtagcTGTCAGTATTAAAGCACACTAACCTACGAGTGCTTCGTTTTGAAGGACCACAATGATAGCTAAAGCTTTCTTAGCAGTATAATCcaagacattcattcattcatcttcactaactgctttattctggtcagggccTAGGTGGATCTGGAGCATTCTAAAACACTGAAGCATTCATTTAATTGAAATCCTAATCCACTGCTGCAGGCTTTACTATTTGGGAGCTACTTATGACCTTATAGATGATGTACAGTGTTGTAATATTGAGtgatatttgtatttgtgtcaAATATGACTTGATATTAAGAGGCACTGAAATAGTTACCCTTGACCCTGGTTTCATAATACAATACAAAGTGAATCTAGAACAGCGTTTCTCCTCAGGTGGGCTTTGAACTGCTCTCTGATTGCATTATCATTGTTAAGGGTTCTTGCCGTTCTCAAGTATAACTACCACATAAATACTGTCTCGATTTCTCCCTGCTTGAGATGTAAATGTCATGAAGTTAGATGACTCATATCAATCCTGCTGAATTATGACACTAATCAGGAGCAGGGAAAGTTTTAAAGCCTATGGTAGTCAAAACCATGCTAACTACTGACCTCCAGTGGACACTGTTTCTAATTACATCAAATTGCTCTGAATATAATGAAGCATGTAGTATACGCAAGGGTATACCTTGGCATTATCATATTAGCTGCATTagctttgctttgtttttagtACAGTGAATACAGTATGATTGTTTAGATGGTTGAAACAACTTCTTTACCCCATCATGATCTCCTTGGATGTTTAATAACAACTAGTGGTTGAAGGAAGAGAGCTTCTTTTTTACGGCTCCCGCAGAAAGCTtaaccaatcccacccactccctcagttattttagatcattttagatattttatattatttaacaaatcagCAATTTAACCTGcactgaccctgaccaggatgaagcattTCCCAAGgataaaggaatgaatgaacCGAGCAGCCTGTTGCGTCCAATACGCTCCCATGTTAATCAACGTAGTATTTCTTTGTCTGTTGAGCTTCACATCTGACCGCCTACAACTACGACTTCTTTTCTCGTGtcctgtgggatcccagtcctgatgtgCACTTCTTGTTCAAGAAACcatcaaacaaaacaacagcataAGAGCCATACAGCATCAGCTTCATAAAATATGCCTATGACTGAAATAATGACAATTGTGGAGGATTTTAGGAACATTATAACTGTTTAGGAAAAGCATAACTGTATCAGATACATATTTTATCAATATAGACAGTTGAATGTACCATGAAAAAAGTTTTCAGTGCTGAAGctcatattttgttttttgttgcagaagcaactttttaaaataatttaaaaaatccccCACGCTGCAGTGTTAACATCTCTTTTTAATGGTGTTCATGTAAAAACGTGTTGCCGTGGTGACAGAATGACGTCACTTCAAACTCCAGATATCACCAGTTCTTGGGGCTTGAATGAACAATTTTTGCCAGCTGCAAACCAGCTGTTTTGACATTAGTCACCTTATGAGGGGGCAAAGCTTTAGATACTGAAGAGTCATGATCATCATTGTGAGGGTTCTTTAACTAGCTGCCTGATTGTAGCACTGTTTTTATGGATAACACATGACTCTTGAGCTCTAACCAGTTCAAACATTCCTAGATTTACCTGAAAGAAATTCTGCGTGAAATTGGAGTTTACAATCCCAGAGGGCCTCACAAAAGTACCTGGGAGCTGAAACCAGAATATCGCCACTAccaggaagaagaaaatgaagaagaaaagatgGTTTAACATCTGACATGGCTGCACTTA includes these proteins:
- the kctd4 gene encoding BTB/POZ domain-containing protein KCTD4; translation: MLLYVCLCGCERLWHLLAGLSAPALNASAAAICLLARTHANTLLPHTHSLRLGSGNGMEWNLRRMESELRQINPDLLQPSKSFKKPSSGTITLNVGGYLYAAQRQTLAKHPGSLLEELVSGKKAVQHVDSMGNTFIDRDGPVFRHILNFLRTGELILPDDFKELALLRREADFYRLSELAQALQEWEQQQAGQREPAFLEVTDSHERSHGLKIYCSDATFIEKVKARLVQISKSRLDGFPEEFVVSSNIIQFRHFIKSEQGSRLVLKEDSTFLCTLETLKLETVMMALRAGFHLLTCLDSSRGSVVQCEALHFVK
- the gtf2f2b gene encoding general transcription factor IIF subunit 2b; this translates as MSDKGRDVDLTRAKQNTGVWLVKIPKYLAQQWGKASGRGEVGKLKITKQQGKTVVSFNLNEDLSVVEHSGEKTMSVRAPREHPFTMQTVGGQTLAVFTENSSDQITLEGMVVQRAECRPAVNESYMKLKKLQIEESMKPLRLSQQLEKAITTNYKPVSNHTYNVEYEKKKKEEGKRARADKQKVLEMLFSAFEKHQYYNIKDLVEITKQPVIYLKEILREIGVYNPRGPHKSTWELKPEYRHYQEEENEEEKMV